One segment of Anatilimnocola aggregata DNA contains the following:
- a CDS encoding SUMF1/EgtB/PvdO family nonheme iron enzyme — MKFIKRANIDGEVDQFEIQASRPIRGIESTLTILFDEWMRVRNVQKLCDCFPKHYSIESSSDDRFVTIFAGWFCDRCLPVLGNLIAERLPHITSVTVGSDLGEFPLPEQRLMSFIGAIAHFENGNSMGVPPFAIYRAPVTTAEFDVFTQTTGYVTTSEKNNDGSFRLDATLEPLRPADRGNVPVHNVSYVDVEAYCQWAGVRLPTEAELLAAALVDQRILSRSEHETFMFGDEGRFDITRFPNALEHLHSEFVASDDTPGKAIVRSGSYYVRKRDWNTTQNRAIVHRTWYDLMTGFRVCATKSPT; from the coding sequence ATGAAGTTCATCAAACGCGCCAATATCGATGGGGAAGTCGATCAATTCGAAATCCAAGCAAGTCGCCCGATTCGAGGCATCGAGAGCACGCTGACGATATTGTTCGACGAATGGATGCGTGTTCGTAATGTACAAAAACTCTGCGACTGCTTTCCTAAACACTACAGCATTGAGTCGTCGAGCGACGATCGCTTCGTCACTATCTTTGCGGGCTGGTTTTGCGATAGGTGCTTGCCGGTGCTGGGGAATCTGATCGCCGAGAGATTACCCCATATAACCAGTGTGACCGTCGGCAGCGATCTAGGCGAGTTCCCATTGCCTGAGCAGCGTTTGATGTCATTCATCGGTGCCATTGCTCACTTTGAAAACGGCAATTCGATGGGCGTACCTCCGTTTGCAATCTACCGTGCTCCTGTCACCACGGCTGAGTTCGATGTCTTTACGCAGACGACCGGCTACGTCACCACTTCTGAGAAAAACAACGACGGCTCATTTCGCCTCGACGCCACACTGGAGCCCCTTCGGCCTGCAGATCGCGGCAACGTGCCGGTTCACAATGTCAGCTACGTCGATGTAGAGGCCTACTGTCAATGGGCCGGCGTTCGGCTCCCCACAGAAGCCGAACTGCTCGCCGCCGCTCTTGTTGACCAACGAATTCTCAGCCGCTCAGAACACGAAACTTTCATGTTTGGCGATGAGGGGAGATTTGACATCACTCGTTTTCCCAACGCCCTAGAACACTTGCACAGTGAGTTTGTTGCAAGTGACGACACACCGGGCAAAGCAATTGTTCGATCAGGATCTTATTACGTGCGCAAGCGGGATTGGAACACGACGCAAAACAGGGCAATCGTTCACCGAACTTGGTATGACTTGATGACCGGATTTCGGGTCTGTGCAACAAAATCGCCAACTTAG
- a CDS encoding response regulator, translating into MPLSRKLNLVLVDDDAAITRLAERYLADFSARVVVRAFNNARLAQESIDSTSCDILLSDIQMPSVNGLEMLHYAKQRNSWTQVIFMTAHSTWDYISAAIECGATDYLLKPLERRDLVHVIEQACDRASRWQQVVRATWQMPAKT; encoded by the coding sequence ATGCCACTTAGCCGCAAGTTGAACCTGGTGTTGGTTGACGACGATGCTGCGATCACACGACTGGCCGAACGCTACCTGGCTGATTTTAGCGCCCGAGTCGTGGTGCGAGCGTTTAACAATGCGCGGCTCGCGCAAGAATCGATCGATTCGACGAGTTGCGATATCCTCCTCTCCGATATTCAAATGCCCAGCGTCAATGGCTTGGAAATGCTGCACTACGCCAAGCAACGGAACAGCTGGACACAAGTCATTTTCATGACGGCCCATTCCACCTGGGACTACATCTCCGCCGCCATTGAATGTGGGGCGACCGATTACTTGCTCAAGCCACTTGAACGGCGCGATCTCGTGCACGTTATCGAACAAGCCTGCGACCGCGCCAGCCGTTGGCAGCAAGTGGTTCGCGCGACCTGGCAAATGCCCGCGAAGACCTAG
- a CDS encoding response regulator transcription factor translates to MSASKHILVVEDERHLAVGIKFNLEAEGFQVTTVGDGPSALRVIDEGENDFDLIVLDLMLPGMSGYAVCETIRSSGNDVPILILSARTLTEDRTRGFNVGASQYLTKPFDLDELLSRVKNLLTHFPRRRFTERVMPTKITSFEFSNAKIDFPRFHLQIDGKEVQLTKREWELLHYFVEHEGRLIPRQELLQNVWQMPGHIQTRAVDQFILRLRKIFEKEDAPPRHFLTVRDMGYRFVKQPDESATEGEGENGIEAERT, encoded by the coding sequence ATGTCTGCTTCGAAACACATTCTGGTCGTCGAAGACGAACGCCATCTGGCGGTGGGGATCAAGTTCAATCTGGAGGCCGAGGGCTTTCAAGTGACGACGGTCGGCGATGGACCGTCGGCGTTACGGGTAATCGACGAAGGGGAAAACGATTTCGACCTGATCGTGCTCGATCTGATGCTGCCCGGCATGAGCGGCTACGCGGTGTGCGAAACCATTCGCAGCTCGGGGAACGATGTCCCCATTTTGATTCTGAGTGCGCGCACATTGACCGAAGATCGCACCCGGGGCTTCAATGTCGGCGCCAGCCAATACCTGACGAAGCCATTCGATCTGGACGAGTTGCTCAGCCGCGTGAAGAACCTGCTGACGCATTTTCCCCGGCGGCGTTTCACCGAACGGGTGATGCCGACCAAGATCACGTCGTTCGAGTTCAGCAACGCCAAGATCGACTTTCCGCGGTTTCATTTGCAAATCGACGGGAAGGAAGTGCAACTCACCAAGCGGGAGTGGGAACTGCTCCATTACTTTGTCGAGCACGAAGGGCGGCTGATTCCGCGACAAGAGCTGCTGCAAAATGTCTGGCAAATGCCGGGGCATATCCAAACGCGGGCCGTCGACCAGTTCATCCTGCGGCTGCGAAAGATCTTCGAGAAGGAAGATGCCCCGCCGCGACACTTTCTCACCGTGCGCGATATGGGCTACCGCTTTGTGAAACAGCCGGATGAGAGCGCGACAGAGGGCGAGGGAGAGAATGGAATCGAAGCGGAACGCACTTGA
- a CDS encoding YCF48-related protein has protein sequence MLARKGYLATRRARFCALVALCALLIPSLTIAADAVADAFLSDAELTSVCFANADRGWAVGDRGTIWQTRDGGRTWKLQPSPVPCRWEAVQFLDETTGFIVGASTQPHSHLTKAVMLKTRDGGNSWSLVRTDLLPGLRGVKFFDGNNGWVWGDSSSLYPSGVFRTNDGGQSWTPVTKGTTTSWIAGDFRDQRTGAVVGLTGELGLVAGVEIRPTRTSDLGLRYLRRMQFTAGLGGWLIGDGGLVLATKDSGFTWTTSPGELPAGHSQFDFRALAIHGSHCWIAGSPGTAVFHSADNGQTWREYSTGQFAPLHSLTFIDENRGWAVGSFGTILHTRDGGKSWRPQHSGGTRAAMLAVFSQPERIPWEVIASSGGNDGYLTVCEIIGRQDRDGQSAASATVPRRTHEAVVAVGGSAANTSWQFPLRSNGSTQTTASVLAYWNEFSDGRAARLATEHLVRRIRTWRPEVIVTEDVSPRGDDPLGHVTNQLVLSAVQLAADATFASEQISHAGLQAWKVKKVYSVQTNSRSGVITLSPAQWAPRLGGSIGEQAQRGSSLIHSDYERGPSQIGLSLLVDNLPQQTGRRDLFSGISLIPGGDARRELPEVVQDNLETLSRAAQKRHNVQQLLSQADQNDPASVGWLGQAEDLTKGLSKQSGGEVLFQLAQKYQQSGRTQSALDALQLLLDKYPQHPLADRAAVMLLQHAVSGEVAWRERKSTNFEVKLTTATTALEDPDQQPVIKAGAPLPRALGPLISRATGDSQQTTAAPQVSGDERSARAIAIGKQLEQSRPALQAEPSVRFPLAVAHRLAGNDRQAERLIDPFTNLGEQNPWAQAVAAEHWRRHTNGLPPKKLLTCVTAAGPPQLDGRLDDPLWRTAKPITLRTAAQTDEAWPAAVVAAWDREFLYLAMSCAKAPGVKYATDDRPRPRDSDLAPHDHVQIYLDIDRDYATSYQLSVDSRGFTAESCVGDSTWNPSWFVAAAGDERYWTAEIAIPWRELCSATPQPKDLWAVGIQRLVPGQPVQSFTHPATAKVRPEGFGLWLFE, from the coding sequence ATGTTGGCAAGGAAGGGATACCTGGCGACTCGACGAGCGCGATTCTGCGCGCTGGTAGCACTCTGCGCACTGTTGATCCCCAGCCTGACCATCGCCGCCGATGCAGTGGCCGATGCCTTTCTCTCCGACGCCGAATTGACGAGTGTTTGCTTTGCCAATGCCGACCGGGGCTGGGCCGTCGGCGATCGCGGTACCATCTGGCAAACCCGCGATGGCGGTCGCACTTGGAAGTTGCAACCTTCGCCCGTTCCCTGCCGCTGGGAAGCGGTTCAATTTCTCGACGAGACAACCGGCTTCATCGTTGGTGCCAGTACACAGCCGCACTCGCACCTGACGAAGGCTGTGATGTTGAAAACTCGCGATGGCGGCAACAGTTGGAGCCTGGTGCGAACCGATCTGCTGCCCGGTCTGCGTGGCGTGAAGTTCTTTGACGGCAACAACGGCTGGGTCTGGGGCGATTCGTCGTCGCTTTACCCGAGCGGCGTTTTTCGCACGAACGACGGCGGCCAAAGCTGGACACCAGTCACCAAGGGCACAACCACCAGTTGGATCGCCGGCGACTTTCGCGATCAACGAACCGGCGCTGTCGTCGGACTCACTGGGGAACTAGGACTCGTCGCGGGAGTAGAAATCCGCCCGACGCGGACCAGTGATCTCGGCCTCCGTTACTTACGACGCATGCAATTCACTGCCGGCCTCGGCGGCTGGTTGATTGGCGATGGCGGCCTCGTGCTGGCAACCAAGGATAGCGGCTTCACCTGGACGACATCCCCTGGTGAACTGCCGGCGGGCCATTCGCAGTTCGATTTTCGAGCGCTGGCCATTCATGGTTCGCACTGCTGGATTGCGGGTTCGCCGGGAACTGCCGTTTTTCATTCGGCCGACAACGGTCAAACCTGGCGCGAATATTCCACAGGACAGTTCGCACCGCTCCATTCGCTCACGTTCATCGACGAAAATCGCGGCTGGGCCGTCGGCTCGTTCGGCACCATTTTGCACACTCGCGACGGCGGCAAGAGCTGGCGGCCGCAACACAGCGGCGGAACGCGCGCGGCAATGTTGGCAGTCTTCAGCCAGCCCGAACGAATTCCCTGGGAAGTAATCGCTTCGAGCGGAGGGAACGACGGCTATCTAACCGTCTGCGAAATCATCGGCCGGCAAGACCGCGATGGACAATCCGCCGCTAGTGCTACGGTGCCTCGCCGGACGCACGAAGCGGTTGTTGCCGTTGGTGGTTCAGCGGCCAATACTTCCTGGCAGTTTCCGCTTCGTTCGAACGGCAGCACGCAAACGACCGCTTCGGTTCTCGCGTATTGGAATGAGTTCAGCGACGGTCGCGCAGCGCGACTGGCTACCGAGCACCTCGTGCGCCGAATCCGCACGTGGCGCCCCGAAGTGATCGTGACTGAAGACGTCAGTCCGCGCGGCGATGATCCACTCGGGCACGTGACGAATCAACTCGTCTTGTCGGCTGTGCAACTTGCCGCCGATGCCACCTTCGCCTCCGAGCAGATCAGCCATGCTGGGCTGCAAGCGTGGAAGGTGAAGAAGGTCTACAGCGTGCAAACCAACAGCCGCTCGGGGGTGATTACCCTTTCGCCCGCGCAGTGGGCGCCGCGGTTGGGCGGCTCGATTGGCGAGCAAGCGCAGCGAGGGAGCAGTTTGATTCATTCCGACTACGAGCGCGGGCCGTCGCAGATTGGGCTCTCGTTGCTTGTCGATAACTTGCCGCAACAGACGGGGCGGCGCGATCTGTTCAGTGGCATTTCGCTGATTCCCGGCGGCGATGCCCGCCGCGAACTGCCCGAAGTCGTGCAGGACAATCTCGAAACGCTCAGTCGCGCGGCCCAAAAACGACACAACGTCCAGCAGTTGCTCTCGCAGGCCGATCAGAACGATCCCGCCAGCGTCGGTTGGTTGGGCCAGGCCGAGGATTTGACCAAAGGACTCTCGAAGCAGAGTGGCGGCGAGGTTCTCTTTCAGCTGGCACAGAAATATCAGCAGTCGGGCCGCACGCAGTCGGCCCTCGATGCCCTGCAGTTGCTGCTCGATAAGTATCCGCAACATCCCCTAGCCGATCGGGCTGCGGTCATGTTGCTGCAGCATGCCGTGAGCGGCGAAGTGGCCTGGCGCGAGCGGAAGAGTACGAATTTCGAAGTGAAACTGACCACGGCCACTACAGCGCTGGAAGATCCCGACCAGCAACCGGTGATCAAAGCCGGCGCACCATTGCCGCGAGCACTTGGTCCGCTGATCTCGCGGGCCACCGGCGACTCGCAACAGACGACCGCTGCACCGCAGGTCTCCGGTGACGAACGTTCCGCGCGAGCAATCGCAATTGGCAAACAGCTTGAGCAATCGCGTCCGGCGCTGCAGGCCGAACCCAGTGTGCGCTTTCCGCTGGCGGTGGCTCATCGTCTGGCTGGTAACGATCGCCAGGCGGAGCGACTGATTGATCCATTTACCAACTTGGGTGAGCAGAACCCCTGGGCGCAAGCGGTGGCGGCGGAACATTGGCGCCGGCACACCAACGGACTGCCACCCAAAAAGCTCCTCACGTGCGTGACCGCAGCTGGTCCTCCGCAACTCGACGGCCGGCTCGACGATCCGCTCTGGCGAACTGCCAAGCCCATCACGCTCCGCACAGCGGCACAAACTGACGAAGCCTGGCCGGCAGCGGTTGTCGCCGCCTGGGACAGAGAGTTTCTCTACCTGGCCATGAGCTGTGCGAAAGCGCCAGGCGTGAAGTACGCGACCGATGATCGTCCTCGTCCGCGCGACAGCGACCTGGCACCCCACGACCACGTGCAGATTTATCTCGATATCGACCGCGACTATGCAACCAGCTACCAGTTGTCAGTCGACAGCCGCGGCTTCACGGCCGAATCGTGCGTCGGCGATTCCACTTGGAACCCGAGTTGGTTCGTCGCCGCAGCTGGCGACGAGCGTTACTGGACCGCGGAAATCGCCATTCCTTGGCGCGAACTCTGCTCCGCAACACCGCAGCCCAAAGATCTGTGGGCTGTTGGCATCCAGCGCCTCGTACCTGGCCAACCAGTTCAGTCGTTCACTCACCCAGCCACCGCCAAGGTCCGCCCCGAAGGCTTCGGCCTGTGGTTGTTTGAGTAA
- a CDS encoding DUF1501 domain-containing protein — translation MTGCLDYRLSRRAMLAASGASILGMSVPNLLAAAGKDHAAKAEHVILFWNGGGMSHIDTWDPKPGRPTAGELAPINTSASGVQISEIFPQLAKQMHHCSLIRSIAGTQGDHGRASHHVQTSYLPFPNLIYPGLGSVVSHEMPNLGDLPAFISISGQAHRAGYLGQKCEAYFVPQPGDKDPYLAFPAGIAEVRGNKRLETLERFNTRFTGTTKDERLSSTKTSIDEAVKLMRSPALEAFEFSKVPTEEVERYGNSAFGRGCLLAKRLVDKGVRFVQINRGGYDVHSNAFPAMRNHGEAMDSGMASLVKDLADSGMLSKTLILMVSEFGRTPVINKDAGRDHWASVFSCFMAGGGIKGGNVIGSSDEDGAHPKDNPVKVQDIHASVCHALGIDPNKEVMTPLRRPMKLVDNGTPINGLFA, via the coding sequence ATGACTGGTTGCCTGGACTATCGCCTGTCACGCCGCGCCATGTTGGCTGCGAGCGGAGCTTCGATTCTTGGGATGAGCGTTCCCAACCTGCTGGCTGCTGCCGGTAAGGATCACGCGGCCAAGGCCGAGCACGTGATTCTGTTCTGGAACGGCGGCGGTATGTCGCACATCGATACGTGGGATCCGAAGCCAGGTCGTCCGACCGCTGGCGAATTGGCACCAATCAACACGAGCGCGAGCGGCGTGCAGATCTCGGAAATCTTCCCCCAGCTCGCGAAGCAGATGCACCACTGCTCGCTCATCCGCTCGATCGCTGGCACCCAAGGCGATCACGGTCGCGCTTCGCACCACGTGCAGACCAGCTATCTGCCCTTCCCGAACCTGATCTATCCCGGTCTCGGCTCGGTGGTTTCGCACGAAATGCCCAACCTGGGCGATCTCCCTGCGTTCATCAGCATCAGCGGCCAGGCTCACCGCGCTGGCTATCTCGGCCAAAAGTGCGAAGCCTACTTCGTGCCCCAACCGGGCGACAAGGATCCTTACCTGGCCTTCCCCGCTGGCATTGCCGAAGTTCGCGGCAACAAGCGGTTGGAAACCCTGGAACGGTTCAATACACGCTTCACCGGCACCACCAAGGATGAACGCCTGTCGTCGACCAAGACCAGCATCGACGAAGCCGTCAAGCTGATGCGCAGCCCTGCTCTCGAAGCCTTCGAGTTCAGCAAGGTGCCGACCGAAGAAGTCGAACGCTACGGCAACAGCGCTTTCGGTCGTGGTTGCTTGCTCGCTAAGCGACTGGTCGACAAGGGCGTTCGCTTTGTGCAGATCAACCGTGGCGGCTACGACGTCCACAGCAACGCCTTCCCCGCCATGCGGAACCACGGCGAAGCAATGGACTCGGGTATGGCCTCGCTGGTCAAGGACTTGGCCGATTCGGGCATGCTCTCGAAGACGCTCATTCTCATGGTCAGCGAATTCGGACGTACTCCGGTCATCAACAAGGATGCCGGTCGCGATCACTGGGCCTCGGTGTTCAGCTGCTTCATGGCAGGTGGCGGCATCAAGGGTGGCAATGTCATCGGCTCGTCGGACGAAGACGGTGCTCATCCGAAAGACAACCCGGTCAAGGTTCAAGACATCCACGCTTCGGTTTGCCATGCCCTCGGCATCGACCCGAACAAGGAAGTCATGACCCCACTCCGTCGCCCGATGAAGCTGGTCGACAACGGCACGCCCATCAACGGCCTGTTTGCCTAG
- a CDS encoding DUF1553 domain-containing protein, whose translation MKRIGLICLALVAMGSLTSLSAHAAGRVDELIAQANKTAGLKLPMQPLVDDPTFLRRIYVDMIGRIPTEAEVREFASWPVQTRREQLVDKLLKDSRFTDRWTVFYADMLRLRSNASGGNALIAYVHQAVEQGMPYDEMTRRMISINGKAGKIPEAGFVLSDNADPLAMASITSQVFMGIRIGCAQCHDHPFDVWTRKDFYDMAAYFGKTRRYESQLTNVVYSTEMEQTAILWPPEGEVPAKERKPLNPRFPFEVVSYAQKPEYITRLEKVRKAKADAILAARKGPSIDDLLAESSQNANQVASGRSGEGATTKEAKKDIRGIDIQASLYRKSEYREQLADAITDPRNRYFSRAFVNRVWKNLIGRGFVEPVDDFREDNEPVHPAAMDYLADEFVASDYDLRTLVRLVVTSDAYQRAHAPRDADELTRGEMETNLLATPMRRMIAEALFDSVVTAGHLFEVKHSAGKNEKTIVEKVRVPKGAKPGELVKASSLIAPAGGGAMAGMAGMSAPMAMAGGSYSLESGIEVDFGAVLKEAAKEEVEVESMQAMSREEIEAMRMQQERGGRMQYEEKTVTRVVDDNPVYNTSLRMQSPAPNGHFLQVFGQPNRSDLGDLREDNASMRQALMMLNGRLSHEAARVGDLEPMYKLVAGKSPDVEAAVKLAYLEILTRRPSAEEISEAKQIVADATSPLEGIADLRWVLINCNEFRFLP comes from the coding sequence GTGAAGCGTATCGGCCTGATTTGCCTGGCACTCGTTGCCATGGGTTCACTCACTTCACTGTCGGCTCACGCAGCTGGTCGCGTTGACGAGTTGATTGCTCAGGCCAATAAGACGGCCGGTCTGAAGTTACCGATGCAGCCGCTGGTCGATGACCCGACCTTCCTTCGTCGCATCTATGTCGACATGATCGGCCGCATTCCGACCGAGGCCGAAGTCCGCGAATTCGCCAGTTGGCCCGTGCAAACCCGCCGTGAACAGTTGGTCGACAAACTGCTGAAAGATAGTCGCTTTACCGATCGCTGGACGGTCTTCTACGCTGATATGCTCCGCCTGCGCTCGAACGCCAGCGGTGGCAACGCCCTGATTGCCTACGTCCATCAAGCGGTCGAACAAGGCATGCCTTACGACGAAATGACTCGTCGCATGATTTCGATCAACGGCAAGGCTGGCAAGATTCCCGAAGCAGGCTTCGTCCTTTCGGACAATGCCGACCCGCTCGCCATGGCCAGCATCACGTCGCAAGTGTTCATGGGTATTCGCATCGGCTGTGCTCAATGCCACGATCATCCATTCGATGTTTGGACTCGCAAAGACTTCTACGACATGGCCGCCTATTTCGGCAAGACTCGCCGTTATGAGAGCCAGTTGACGAACGTCGTCTACTCGACCGAAATGGAACAGACCGCGATTCTCTGGCCGCCAGAAGGGGAAGTTCCTGCCAAGGAACGAAAGCCTTTGAATCCGCGGTTCCCGTTCGAAGTCGTCTCGTATGCTCAAAAGCCTGAGTACATCACCCGCTTGGAGAAAGTCCGCAAGGCCAAGGCCGATGCGATTCTCGCCGCCCGCAAGGGTCCTTCTATCGATGACTTGCTTGCCGAGTCCTCCCAGAATGCCAATCAAGTTGCCAGCGGACGCTCGGGCGAAGGAGCCACGACCAAGGAAGCCAAGAAGGACATTCGCGGCATCGATATCCAGGCCAGTTTGTATCGCAAAAGCGAATATCGCGAACAATTGGCCGACGCGATTACCGATCCTCGCAACCGCTACTTCTCCCGCGCTTTCGTCAATCGCGTGTGGAAGAACCTGATTGGTCGCGGCTTTGTTGAGCCAGTCGATGACTTCCGCGAAGACAACGAGCCAGTTCATCCTGCTGCGATGGATTACCTGGCCGACGAATTCGTCGCCAGCGATTACGACCTGCGAACTTTGGTCCGCCTGGTAGTGACCAGTGATGCCTATCAACGGGCTCATGCACCTCGCGATGCCGACGAATTGACTCGCGGTGAAATGGAAACCAACCTGCTTGCCACTCCCATGCGTCGCATGATTGCCGAAGCTCTGTTCGACAGCGTAGTGACTGCCGGTCACTTGTTCGAAGTGAAGCACAGCGCTGGCAAGAACGAAAAGACCATCGTCGAGAAGGTCCGAGTTCCCAAGGGTGCAAAGCCCGGTGAACTGGTGAAGGCCAGCTCGCTGATTGCTCCTGCTGGCGGTGGGGCCATGGCCGGAATGGCTGGCATGTCTGCACCAATGGCAATGGCCGGTGGCAGCTACTCGCTGGAGAGCGGCATCGAAGTCGACTTTGGTGCAGTACTTAAGGAAGCAGCCAAGGAAGAAGTCGAAGTGGAATCGATGCAAGCCATGTCGCGCGAAGAAATCGAAGCGATGCGGATGCAGCAAGAACGTGGCGGCCGGATGCAGTACGAAGAAAAGACTGTTACCCGCGTCGTTGACGACAACCCGGTCTACAACACTTCGCTGCGAATGCAATCTCCCGCCCCGAACGGCCACTTCCTGCAAGTGTTCGGTCAGCCGAACCGCAGCGATCTGGGCGACCTGCGTGAAGACAACGCCTCGATGCGGCAAGCCCTGATGATGCTCAACGGCCGGTTGTCGCACGAAGCGGCCCGCGTCGGTGACCTGGAGCCAATGTACAAGTTGGTTGCCGGCAAGTCACCGGATGTGGAAGCTGCCGTGAAACTGGCCTACCTCGAAATTCTCACCCGTCGCCCTTCGGCGGAAGAGATTTCCGAAGCCAAGCAAATCGTCGCCGATGCCACCAGCCCGCTGGAAGGGATCGCCGACCTCCGCTGGGTTTTGATCAACTGCAACGAATTCCGTTTTCTCCCCTAA
- the ftsH gene encoding ATP-dependent zinc metalloprotease FtsH encodes MEKYENDEGDGENRRAAPRAAGLGIVMLLGILLMVGTMFFIQQDRDVTQIPLSFFEEQLEAKNIQAVTIGQTTASGFFKAKPPLPPRLNAKGELEPQKDSKTGKPLQSSIKFTVNLDPARKTNPAFEELLRRSGAIVENAPYSDPSVSLFVVTIVVSIGLFFLVLWFMRRSQAQMMGGGFFSGFGRSPAKRYEASRQAVTFKDVAGVEGVKADLQEIVEFLKTPKKFQRLGGRVPKGVLLNGPPGTGKTLLARAVAGEAGVPFYSVNGSEFIQMFVGVGASRVRDLFKNAKENSPAIIFIDEIDAVGRQRGAGLGGGHDEREQTLNQILSEMDGFNQTDFVIVMGATNRPDVLDPALLRPGRFDRHVTVGKPTQRARVEIFKVHTRDVPLGDDVDLNVLASLTIGLTGADIRNIVNEAALWAARYDKNKVEMADFDYARDKTLIGPKREEVLQAKEKEKTAYHEAGHTILAWVLPGANRVHKVTIVPRGMTLGTTQMLPSEDRMSMAESELRDQLVVLLAGRAAEMLIYGEGTIGAQNDLERATAIARHMVTSWGMSEQMGPVSFKMSDDDPFLGREIHQQRQFSEATMERIDEEIGRILREAADRANKVLSDNREKLEQLTRRLIEKEELDDEDITLVLGPSIQSRSGSPERGEPAEVPRSAT; translated from the coding sequence ATGGAGAAGTATGAAAACGATGAGGGTGACGGCGAGAATCGCCGGGCAGCACCTCGCGCTGCGGGCCTTGGCATTGTGATGCTACTGGGCATCCTGTTGATGGTGGGGACAATGTTCTTCATCCAGCAGGATCGCGATGTCACCCAAATCCCGCTCAGCTTTTTCGAAGAGCAGCTGGAAGCCAAAAACATTCAAGCGGTGACGATTGGCCAAACCACCGCCAGCGGCTTCTTCAAAGCAAAGCCGCCCCTGCCGCCGCGACTGAACGCCAAGGGCGAATTGGAACCGCAGAAAGATTCAAAAACCGGCAAGCCGCTACAAAGTTCGATCAAGTTCACGGTGAATCTTGATCCCGCGCGCAAAACCAACCCCGCGTTTGAAGAGCTGCTGCGGCGGAGCGGGGCAATCGTCGAGAACGCGCCGTATAGCGACCCGTCGGTGTCGCTGTTTGTAGTCACAATCGTTGTCTCCATCGGTCTATTCTTCCTGGTTTTGTGGTTCATGCGGCGGTCGCAGGCCCAAATGATGGGGGGCGGCTTCTTCTCCGGCTTCGGTCGCAGCCCGGCCAAGCGCTACGAAGCTTCGCGCCAGGCCGTTACGTTTAAAGATGTGGCCGGTGTCGAAGGCGTGAAAGCCGACCTGCAGGAAATCGTCGAGTTTTTGAAGACACCCAAAAAGTTTCAGCGCCTGGGTGGCCGCGTGCCGAAGGGCGTATTGCTCAATGGTCCACCCGGCACCGGCAAGACATTGCTGGCGCGGGCAGTGGCTGGCGAAGCGGGCGTGCCGTTCTACTCGGTCAACGGCAGCGAATTCATTCAGATGTTCGTGGGCGTGGGTGCCAGTCGCGTGCGCGATCTGTTTAAGAACGCGAAAGAGAATTCACCCGCCATCATCTTCATCGACGAAATCGACGCTGTCGGTCGTCAGCGCGGTGCTGGTCTCGGTGGCGGTCACGACGAACGAGAACAAACGCTCAACCAAATTTTGAGCGAGATGGACGGCTTCAATCAGACCGACTTCGTCATTGTCATGGGCGCTACCAATCGCCCCGACGTACTCGACCCAGCCCTGCTTCGTCCCGGTCGTTTCGACCGTCACGTTACCGTTGGCAAACCCACGCAACGCGCGCGTGTCGAGATATTCAAGGTGCACACCCGCGACGTTCCGCTGGGCGACGATGTCGACCTGAACGTGCTCGCCTCGCTGACCATTGGCCTGACCGGTGCCGATATCCGCAACATCGTCAACGAAGCGGCACTGTGGGCCGCCCGCTACGACAAAAACAAGGTCGAAATGGCAGATTTCGACTACGCCCGCGATAAGACCCTCATCGGGCCCAAGCGTGAGGAAGTACTGCAAGCCAAAGAAAAGGAAAAGACCGCCTATCACGAGGCGGGGCACACCATCCTGGCCTGGGTTCTTCCCGGTGCGAACCGCGTGCATAAAGTGACTATCGTCCCGCGCGGCATGACGCTCGGTACCACGCAAATGCTCCCCTCCGAAGATCGCATGAGCATGGCCGAAAGCGAACTGCGCGATCAACTGGTCGTGTTACTCGCCGGCCGCGCTGCCGAAATGCTGATCTACGGCGAAGGGACCATCGGTGCCCAGAACGATCTGGAACGCGCCACAGCCATCGCGCGGCACATGGTCACCAGCTGGGGCATGAGCGAGCAGATGGGGCCCGTCAGCTTTAAGATGAGTGATGACGATCCGTTCCTCGGTCGCGAGATCCATCAGCAGCGCCAATTCAGCGAAGCAACGATGGAGCGAATCGACGAAGAAATCGGTCGCATTCTGCGCGAAGCGGCCGATCGCGCAAACAAGGTTCTTTCGGACAATCGCGAGAAACTCGAACAGTTAACGCGCCGCTTGATTGAGAAGGAAGAACTTGACGACGAAGACATCACGCTCGTCCTCGGTCCCTCGATTCAATCCCGCAGCGGCAGCCCGGAGCGGGGCGAACCGGCGGAAGTTCCCCGGTCAGCGACTTGA